The Echinicola jeungdonensis genome segment GTGTTAATTCCTATTATAAAACCAGCAGGTCACCAGTAGATAAACGAATGCCGCTCGCTGTTCTTGTAAATGAGAGGTCCGCTTCTGCTTCAGAAATTGTGGCAGGGGCCCTTCAAGATTATGACCGGGCTGTGTTGGTTGGCCGAAAGACCTATGGGAAAGGATTGGTGCAAAGTACAATCCCGCTTTCGTACAATACCCAGGTCAAAGTAACCACCGCAAAATATTACATTCCAAGTGGACGATGTATCCAGGAGATCGACTATAGTCATAAAGATATCAATGGAAATGGAATTAGTGTCGCAGATTCATTGAGAAAACCGTTTAAAACGAAAAGCGGAAGAACAGTTTGGGATGGCGCTGGAATAGAACCTGATATTGAAGTGGAGGGCAAAAGTTATGCGCCCATCACCTATAGTTTGGTGGCCAGGAGTTTGGTTTTTGAATTTGTGAATGAATACTTTATTGAAAATGATTCCATTTCAGCTCCTCGGGAGTTTGAGGTAACTGAAGAGCTTTACAATGAATTTGTGACTTGGTTAGTGGATAAAGAATACGATTATACCACCAGGGTTGAAAAAACAATTGAGGACCTGGAGAAATTTGCCAAGGAAGAAAAATATTTTGGTGAAATAAAAGCTGAAATAGATTCCCTCAAAAAAAGTGTCCATCATAACAAAGAACAAGACCTGGTTACCTTCAAGGACGAAATAAAAGAGGCCCTGGAAGATGAAATTATTTCAAGGTATTACTATGAAGGGGGTGTTGTGGAAGCATCTTTAGATAAGGATGAGGAAATTGCCCGGGCATTAGCTGTTTTGGAGCAAGAAAATAAATATACAGCCTTACTGGAGCCAAAAGGGGAAAAATAATGGCTTCAATTAAACTATATCTACTCTGTGAAATTAGGTATAGCATTTTAAATCAATAGTATTTAAAAAAAGATAAGCCCTGGACTTGGGCGTAGCCTGGAAATAATGAGTTTATGGGCTAAAAAAAGGAATAAAAAATGGCCTTAATACTTTCTATTGAAACAGCTATTTCCGTTTGTGCAGTTGCTGTTCATCAAAATGGGAAACTAGTTGGTGAAATTGAATTGCACCAGGAAAATGTGCATGCCAGAAAGTTGATGCCTTCTATCAAACTTCTTTTAGATCAAGCAGAGATAAAACCAGGTACTTTGGATGCAGTGGCCGTTTCCCAGGGACCAGGTTCATACACTGGGCTTAGGATCGGCGTTTCCACCGCAAAAGGGCTCGCTTTTGCTCATGATATTCCATTGATCGGGGTGGATACTTTGGATGCATTGGCGTGGAAGACAAAAGGATTTGTCAAAAAAACAGATTTTGTTGTACCGATGATAGATGCCAGAAGAATGGAAGTGTATTGCAAGGTCTTAAATGGGGCTGGTGAGGAGATAGAGCCTCTTTCACCAAAGATTGTGGATAAGGATGGGTTTGGGGAGTATTTAGATAAATCCAGAGTTTATTTTTTAGGCGATGCGGTGGCAAAAGTCCAGGAGGTTGTTCTGCATCCTAATGCTTGCTATCTTCCCTTAGTTAATTCTGCCTCTTCAGTTGGGGAATTGGCTTTCCGGAAATATAGGGAAGGGGAGTTTGAGGATATAGCCTATTTTGAACCGAACTACCTTAAAGAGTTTAGGGTTATCAAATCTAAGAAAAATCCATTATTGTTATGAGTGAGATTGTAAATAGGGTAGCAAATAGTCCGATCATTTCCATTGATTTGGAAAAATTTTATAATGAAAAAGAACGAGTTGTATTTGATTTAAAAGGGTACCTTTTTCAGGAGATGGTATTAAAGGAAAAGGATTTTAGGAAATCCATGAAGGAAATCAATTGGGAGGAGTTTGAAGGAAAACTTGTTGCTGTTAATTGTTCGATAGATGCCATTATACCTACCTGGGCTTATATGTTAGTGGTTACTTATTTGGAGGGAGTGGCTGATAGGGTGATTGTTGGAAATTTAGAAGCTTTGGAGCAAGCTTTGTTTCAAGAGGCATTGTCAAAATTAAACCCGGACGATTATCAGGATAAACCTGTTGTTGTAAAAGGTTGCAGCAAATTTCCTGTACCTATTTTTGCTTATGGTGAAATAGTGAAAATCCTTAAAGGAAAAGCCAAATCGATCATGTATGGTGAGCCTTGCAGCACAGTCCCCTTGTACAAGAAACCTAGGGGTTAAAAACTATTATTTTTTTATTTTACTATACCTGAGTCAATTAGATTTTTTTATCGAAAAAAATAAGATGGGGGTTTGGTAATTTTCAGAAAGAGCTATATGTTTGCATTCCCATTCGGGACAAGCTCAACAGAAGGTTGGGCGGAAAAATTGAAAGCAAAGTAAGCCGGGGAGAATGGAAAAAATATTTTTCGATTTTTAGTTGCGAAATAAAAAACGGCTTCCGATATTTGCACTCGCTTTCAGGGAAAACCTGAAACAATTCTCTGAAAAAGCAGGGAAAAAGTTCATTGAAGTACTGTAAGACGAAGTTGAGATACTCAACTAAGATAGCAAGCACGCAAAAGCAAGACAAAAAGGTAGCCAATGTTAATGCATTGGCACGTCAATAATAATTTACAATGGAGAGTTTGATCCTGGCTCAGGATGAACGCTAGCGGCAGGCCTAATACATGCAAGTCGAACGGTAGATTTACTTTCGGGTAGATTGAGAGTGGCGCACGGGTGCGTAACGCGTATGCAACCTGCCTTCCACAGGGGGATAGCCCGGGGAAACCCGGATTAATACCCCATGAAATATAGAGGCCGCATGGTTATTTATATTAAAGATTTATCGGTGGAAGATGGGCATGCGTAGGATTAGCTAGTTGGTGCGGTAACGGCGTACCAAGGCGACGATCCTTAGGGGTTCTGAGAGGAAGGTCCCCCACACTGGCACTGAGATACGGGCCAGACTCCTACGGGAGGCAGCAGTAGGGAATATTGGTCAATGGGCGAGAGCCTGAACCAGCCATGCCGCGTGCAGGAAGACGGCCTTCTGGGTTGTAAACTGCTTTTATCTGGGAAGAAAAGGCCCATGCGTGGGACATTGCCGGTACCAGATGAATAAGCACCGGCTAACTCCGTGCCAGCAGCCGCGGTAATACGGAGGGTGCAAGCGTTGTCCGGATTTATTGGGTTTAAAGGGTGCGTAGGCGGCCAGATAAGTCAGCGGTGAAAGTTTACGGCTTAACCGTAAAATTGCCGTTGATACTGTTTGGCTTGAGTGCCGATGGGGTACATGGAATTTATGGTGTAGCGGTGAAATGCATAGATACCATAAGGAACACCGATAGCGAAGGCATTGTACTGATCGGCAACTGACGCTGAGGCACGAAAGCGTGGGTAGCGAACAGGATTAGATACCCTGGTAGTCCACGCCGTAAACGATGATCACTCGCTGTTATGCCTTCGGGTGTAGTGGCCAAGCGAAAGCGTTAAGTGATCCACCTGGGGAGTACGCCCGCAAGGGTGAAACTCAAAGGAATTGACGGGGGTCCGCACAAGCGGTGGAGCATGTGGTTTAATTCGATGATACGCGAGGAACCTTACCTGGGCTAGAATGCGAGTGACGTATAGAGAGATCTATATTTCCTTCGGGACACGAAGCAAGGTGCTGCATGGCTGTCGTCAGCTCGTGCCGTGAGGTGTTGGGTTAAGTCCCGCAACGAGCGCAACCCCTGTGTTCAGTTGCCAGCAAGTAAAGTTGGGGACTCTGGACAGACTGCCTGCGCAAGCAGAGAGGAAGGAGGGGACGACGTCAAGTCATCATGGCCCTTACGCCCAGGGCGACACACGTGCTACAATGGTGCATACAGCGGGTAGCGATCCGGTAACGGTAAGCCAACCTCTAAAAGTGCATCTCAGTTCGGATCGGGGCCTGCAACTCGGCCCCGTGAAGCTGGAATCGCTAGTAATCGCGCATCAGCCATGGCGCGGTGAATACGTTCCCGGACCTTGTACACACCGCCCGTCAAGCCATGGAAGTCGGGTAGACCTGAAGACAGTAACCGTTAAGGAGCTGTTTAGGGTAGAACCGGTAACTGGGGCTAAGTCGTAACAAGGTAGCCGTACCGGAAGGTGCGGCTGGAACACCTCCTTTCTGGAGCGCTGCTTCTATTCGTCTTACAGTCTTTAATTTTGGGCCTGTAGCTCAGGTGGTTAGAGCGCTACACTGATAATGTAGAGGTCCGTGGTTCGAGTCCACGCAGGCCCACTTCCTAAGAAAACTCTTAAGCATAGGTATTGATGGGGGATTAGCTCAGCTGGCTAGAGCGCCTGCTTTGCAAGCAGGAGGTCATCGGTTCGACTCCGATATTCTCCACATCTTTTTTAGGACAAAAGGTCCGAAATAAAATTGAAAATAAATATTGTAGTTGGCTAGAGCGTCTCGATTAGCCAATCGGGAAGGTCATCGGTTCGACTTTGATATTACCCACAAATTTTGGGCATATGGTCCAATATTTATATTGTAACAGGTATTAAAAATAATATCTGCTTGATCACAATAGAGTGATGAAAAGTTCTTTGACATTTTGGACAGATAATACAAGTTAAGAGAAATTAAGTAGATAAGGGCGCACGGGGGATGCCTAGGCTCTCAGAGGCGAAGAAGGACGTGCCAAGCTGCGAAAAGCTGCGGGGATCGGCACAGGCGAATTGATCCGCAGATGTCCGAATGGGGCAACCCAGTCATAAAGACTATCTCGAAAGAGAGGCGAACGTGGGGAACTGAAACATCTAAGTACCCATAGGAGGAGAAAACAACAGTGATTCCGTGAGTAGTGGCGAGCGAAAGCGGATTAGCCCAAACCGTCCATGTTACGGCATGTGCGGGGTAATAGGACCTGCATAATTGACATACAATGAACATGAACAGACTGGGAAGTCTGGCCGGAGAGGGTGAAAGCCCCGTAATGGTAAGTTTTGTGTCAAGGCGGGTATCCTGAGTAGGCCGGGACAGGAGAAATCCCGGTTGAATTTGCCGGCACCATCCGGTAAGGCTAAATACTCCTGAGAGACCGATAGTGAACTAGTACCGTGAGGGAAAGGTGAAAAGTACCGTGAACAACGGGGTGAAAAGAACCTGAAACCGTGCGCTTACAAGCGGTCGGAGTCTGCGCAAGCGGATGACGGCGTGCCTTTTGCATAATGAGCCTACGAGTTACTCCTCACTGGCAAGGGTAAGTGGTTAAGTCATGTACCCGGAGCGAAAGCGAGTCTGAACAGGGCGCGATAGTCAGTGGGGGTAGACGCGAAACTTAGTGATCTACCCATGGACAGGTTGAAGCTCCGGTAAAACGGAGTGGAGGACCGAACCGATAAACGTTGAAAAGTTTCCGGATGATCTGTGGGTAGGGGTGAAAGGCCAATCAAACTGAGAAATAGCTCGTACTCCCCGAAATGTTTTTAGGAACAGCGTCAGGGAAAGTATCACGGAGGTAGAGCTACCGATAGGACTAGGGGGAGTCACATCCTACCAAATCCTGACGAACTCCGAATGCCGTGATATTGTACTGGCAGTGAGGGCAAGGGTGCTAAGGTCCTTGTCCGAGAGGGAAAGAACCCAGACCTACCGCTAAGGTCCCGAAATATGTGCTAAGTTGAACAAAGGTGGTCCAGTTGCCGAGACAGCCAGGAGGTTAGCTTGGAAGCAGCTATTCCTTTAAAGAGTGCGTAACAGCTCACTGGTCGAGCGACAGGGCGTCGATGATAATCGGGCATCAAGCACATTACCGAAGCGTAGGATCCCGCATGTCGGGATGGTAGGGGAGCATTCCAATAGCAGAGAAGGTATACTGTCAGGTATGCTGGAGATATTGGAAAAGCAAATGTAGGCATAAGTAACGATAAGGCGGGCGAGAAACCCGCCCACCGATAGACCAAGGTTTCCTGATCAACGCTAATCGGATCAGGGTCAGTCGGGCCCTAAGGAGTACCCGAAGGGGGAATCCGATGGACAACGGGTTAATATTCCCGTACCGCTTATACAGGCGATGGAGCGACGGAGTAATGAAAGGTCCGCCCGGTGACGGAATACCGGGTTGAAGGGTGTAGGTATTGGAGCTGTAGTTAAATGCGCAGCTTTAGCTGAACCTGATAGTACCGCAATCCTTCGGGAGCGCGGATAGTGACCGTAAGGACTTCCAAGAAAACCTTCTAGCATTAAGCGTATAAGTGCCCGTACCGCAAACCGACACAGGTGGTCAAGGAGAGAATCCTGAGGTGCTCGAGTGATTCATGGCTAAGGAACTCGGCAAAATGGCCCTGTAACTTCGGGAGAAGGGGCGCCTACCCCTCGTTTCGGCGAGAGGAGGCCGCAGTGAAAAGGCCCAGGCGACTGTTTATCAAAAACACATGGCTTTGCGAATTGGCAACAAGAAGTATAAGGCCTGACACCTGCCCGGTGCCGGAAGGTTAAGGGGGGGCGTTATCGTAAGAGAAGCGCTGAACTGAAGCCCCGGTAAACGGCGGCCGTAACTATAACGGTCCTAAGGTAGCGAAATTCCTTGTCGGGTAAGTTCCGACCTGCACGAATGGTGTAACGATCTGGGCACTGTCTCAGCCATGAGCTCGGTGAAATTGTAGTCGCGGTGAAGATGCCGCGTACCCGCAACGGGACGGAAAGACCCCATGAACCTTTACTGCAGCTTAACATTGGCATTGGGTAAATGATGTGTAGGATAGGCCGGAGGCAATGAAGGAGCGTCGCCAGGCGTTTTGGAGCCACTGTTGAAATACGGCCCTTTGTTTGCTTGGTGTCTAATCCGCCTAAGGCGGAGACATTGTTTGGTGGGTAGTTTGACTGGGGTGGTCGCCTCCAAAAGGATAACGGAGGCTTCCAAAGGTTCCCTCAGCACGCTTGGTAACCGTGCGTGGAGCGCAATAGCATAAGGGAGCTTGACTGCGAGGCCGACAAGCCGAGCAGGGTGGAAACACGGGTATAGTGATCCGGCGGTACCGTATGGAAGGGCCGTCGCTCAAAGGATAAAAGGTACTCTGGGGATAACAGGCTGATCTCCCCCAAGAGCTCACATCGACGGGGAGGTTTGGCACCTCGATGTCGGCTCGTCACATCCTGGGGCTGGAGAAGGTCCCAAGGGTTGGGCTGTTCGCCCATTAAAGTGGCACGCGAGCTGGGTTCAGAACGTCGTGAGACAGTTCGGTCCCTATCTGTTGCGGGCGTGGGAAACTTGAGAGGGTCTGACCTTAGTACGAGAGGACCGGGTTGGACGGACCGCTGGTGTACCGGTTGTGGTGCCAACTGCACTGCCGGGTAGCTACGTCCGGAAGGGATAAGCGCTGAAAGCATCTAAGTGCGAAACCCTCCTCGAGATGAGGTTTCCAAACAGGGTTGTCAGAGACGATGACGTAGATAGGCTGCAGGTGTAAAGTCGGAGACGGCATAGCTGAGCAGTACTAATAGCCCGAAAACTTGATTGCACTGTTGGTTTGTATTGTCTGTCCATTGTCAAAAGAATTTAAGAAATTATAGTGCCCTGAGTGGCCAAAGATTTTGGGCGGCCCGGCGCAGGGGATCACCTCTTCCCATCCCGAACAGAGAAGTTAAGCCCTGCCGCGCCGATGGTACTGGAGTTACATCCGGGAGAGTAGGTCGCCGCCCCCATTCATTCAGCCCACTGCTTTAGCAGTGGGCTTTTTTTGTTTTAGGACAGGAAGATGGGAACCGGGGCCGGGACACAGGAGGCAAAACCAGGGAATGGCAAATCCCGGGAATAGGGGGACGCCCCGAATAGCTTTTTCAATAAACCCTGCCCAGCGCCATAAATACTGGTCAAATTCCCTTAGCCCCCAGCTCATTAAATATTTCGCCAAACCCTTAATTCCCGAGGTGGGAATACTCCTTTTTTTTTACCAATATTACTCTCAATCCATAAAGGTCTTTTTTGATTGGATCAATTCTTTTAAATTAAAAGGATGAAAAGAAAAATTGCTTTAATTACAGGGGCTACTTCAGGAATTGGCAGGGCTTGTGCAGTGGAGCTAGCCCAAGCAGGATATGACATTATTGCTACTGGTAGAAGGGAAGAAAGACTTTTGAAATTAGGGCAAGAATTATCCTCTCATGCGCAATATCATTATTTGAAATTTGATGTCAGAAAAAAAACAGAAGTAGATAAGGCGATAGATGCTCTTCCAAATTCATGGAAGAAAATTGACCTTTTAATAAATAATGCTGGAAATGCCCATGGGCTTGAACCTATTCAAGATGGAAATACCGAGGACTGGGATGCTATGATGGATATTAATGTAAAAGGCCTGTTATATGTATCCAAAAAAATAATACCTGGGATGGTCAATAGGAAAAGTGGGCAGATTATTAACATTGGATCCATCGCCGCTAAAGAAGTTTACCCCAAAGGAAATGTTTATTGTGCTTCCAAATATGCGGTGGATGCTATTACCAAAGGGATGAGGCTTGATTTGACAGAACATGGGATTAAAGTTATGGGGATCCATCCTGGATTGGTCGAAACTGAATTTTCTATCGTTAGGTTCAAGGGGGACCAAGAAAAATCCGGTGAAGTATATGAAGGTATCCATCCCTTAAAACCTGAAGATATTGCTGAAATAGTTCGTTTTGCAGTGACCCGCCCGGCACATGTTGTAATGGCAGATGTAACAATTCTTGCAGCCTCTCAATCGAATAGCAATACCATATACAGATCCAGTTCCCAATGAAATTTATTTATGTATATTTTTTTCTGGGGGCAATATTTTATTCCTGTTCTAAAAATTCAAGTGAAGATTCTTCCCATAAGAATATAGAGGATTCTATTCCAAAAGAAATATCAGTCAATAACTCAAAAATAAATTCCTCCTGGGAAAATAAAATTGGTGCATTAGAAGAAAATTTAATAAAGTCAGGATTGGTTAACGTAGCGGAGGA includes the following:
- a CDS encoding S41 family peptidase, giving the protein MSKIRHQSKYIGLFVAILLTGGLLFSFTGKNDKLFAIAKNLDIFATLIRELDTYYVDEIDPDHLVTVGINAMLDELDPYTDYIPEEESDDFRTMTTGEYAGIGALIGNRVGKNMILMPYKDFPAQKSGLRIGDELLLVDSVLVVEKTTPEISKMLKGPANTGVNVTVKRGPDTLSYNITRKKIVINNVPYYGMVNEDIGYIKLTDFTTNAGDDVRKALVELKSKGAEKLILDVRDNPGGILKEAVDIVSLFVPRGREVVSTKGKMESVNSYYKTSRSPVDKRMPLAVLVNERSASASEIVAGALQDYDRAVLVGRKTYGKGLVQSTIPLSYNTQVKVTTAKYYIPSGRCIQEIDYSHKDINGNGISVADSLRKPFKTKSGRTVWDGAGIEPDIEVEGKSYAPITYSLVARSLVFEFVNEYFIENDSISAPREFEVTEELYNEFVTWLVDKEYDYTTRVEKTIEDLEKFAKEEKYFGEIKAEIDSLKKSVHHNKEQDLVTFKDEIKEALEDEIISRYYYEGGVVEASLDKDEEIARALAVLEQENKYTALLEPKGEK
- the tsaB gene encoding tRNA (adenosine(37)-N6)-threonylcarbamoyltransferase complex dimerization subunit type 1 TsaB; this encodes MALILSIETAISVCAVAVHQNGKLVGEIELHQENVHARKLMPSIKLLLDQAEIKPGTLDAVAVSQGPGSYTGLRIGVSTAKGLAFAHDIPLIGVDTLDALAWKTKGFVKKTDFVVPMIDARRMEVYCKVLNGAGEEIEPLSPKIVDKDGFGEYLDKSRVYFLGDAVAKVQEVVLHPNACYLPLVNSASSVGELAFRKYREGEFEDIAYFEPNYLKEFRVIKSKKNPLLL
- a CDS encoding DUF2480 family protein → MSEIVNRVANSPIISIDLEKFYNEKERVVFDLKGYLFQEMVLKEKDFRKSMKEINWEEFEGKLVAVNCSIDAIIPTWAYMLVVTYLEGVADRVIVGNLEALEQALFQEALSKLNPDDYQDKPVVVKGCSKFPVPIFAYGEIVKILKGKAKSIMYGEPCSTVPLYKKPRG
- a CDS encoding SDR family NAD(P)-dependent oxidoreductase; translated protein: MKRKIALITGATSGIGRACAVELAQAGYDIIATGRREERLLKLGQELSSHAQYHYLKFDVRKKTEVDKAIDALPNSWKKIDLLINNAGNAHGLEPIQDGNTEDWDAMMDINVKGLLYVSKKIIPGMVNRKSGQIINIGSIAAKEVYPKGNVYCASKYAVDAITKGMRLDLTEHGIKVMGIHPGLVETEFSIVRFKGDQEKSGEVYEGIHPLKPEDIAEIVRFAVTRPAHVVMADVTILAASQSNSNTIYRSSSQ